A stretch of Candidatus Vicinibacter affinis DNA encodes these proteins:
- a CDS encoding FAD-dependent oxidoreductase: MKRRTFIIQSAVGTAAWREIGSHLPIPNFNSGKKAKSVCIIGAGFAGLMAAHVLKERGLKVTILEAKNRIGGRVFSHHPSSSPDQVIELGAEWVGQSHSLIISLCKKFGLTLENNQFETHLTQNGQYFKNGKWNLSPAFEKFWKSKKTEWESMPDKQKKKLDRKDWWRFLSDKNFEDRDLLLRELMDSTDFGESIRHVSAYAAFAEFAESSEKNEMDLKIKGGNSKLTEALSNTIGKENIHINHKVTNITQNKNGVQVRCENGTIFEADKLICAVPTFSLRKILWSPQLPENMLDALNELQYARIGKFPMVFSEKFWKQEDFDMVTDTPAHYFYHATKNQSGPGGTLICYATGDKAESLNAVSQEQRKSIILDALRPAFGDVSKYLKEDIKFYWGNEPASYGAYALYGVKQWFDVMPVLSEPFQNTLFAGEHLAEWQGFMEGALQSGKDAAEKILGN, from the coding sequence ATGAAAAGAAGGACCTTCATCATTCAATCCGCTGTTGGAACAGCAGCCTGGCGGGAAATTGGAAGCCATCTCCCCATTCCAAATTTTAACTCCGGTAAAAAAGCAAAATCAGTATGTATCATTGGTGCCGGGTTTGCCGGATTGATGGCTGCCCATGTCCTCAAGGAGCGAGGTTTAAAAGTTACCATTCTAGAAGCCAAAAACAGAATAGGTGGGCGAGTTTTTTCACATCACCCCTCCTCTTCTCCAGACCAGGTCATTGAATTGGGTGCAGAATGGGTTGGGCAATCCCATTCCTTGATCATATCACTTTGTAAAAAATTTGGTTTGACTCTTGAGAACAATCAATTTGAAACACATCTGACACAAAATGGTCAATACTTTAAAAATGGAAAGTGGAATTTAAGTCCTGCATTTGAAAAATTCTGGAAAAGCAAGAAAACTGAATGGGAATCCATGCCCGACAAACAAAAAAAGAAATTGGACCGCAAAGATTGGTGGAGATTCCTTTCGGATAAAAATTTTGAAGATCGCGATTTACTGCTCAGGGAATTAATGGACAGTACAGATTTTGGAGAAAGCATCAGACATGTTTCTGCTTATGCTGCATTTGCAGAGTTTGCAGAGAGCAGCGAAAAAAATGAAATGGATTTAAAAATTAAAGGTGGAAATTCTAAACTTACCGAGGCATTAAGCAATACCATAGGGAAAGAAAATATTCATATTAATCATAAAGTAACCAACATCACACAAAATAAAAATGGTGTGCAAGTTCGCTGTGAGAATGGAACAATATTCGAAGCAGATAAATTAATTTGCGCAGTACCCACTTTTTCATTACGAAAAATCCTATGGTCCCCACAATTACCTGAAAATATGCTCGATGCACTAAATGAACTACAATATGCTCGAATCGGAAAATTTCCAATGGTCTTCTCTGAAAAATTTTGGAAGCAGGAAGATTTTGACATGGTTACTGATACGCCTGCCCATTATTTTTATCACGCTACCAAGAACCAGAGTGGACCGGGCGGTACATTAATTTGTTATGCCACCGGTGACAAAGCTGAATCGTTGAATGCAGTGAGTCAGGAACAACGCAAGTCAATAATCCTGGATGCGCTAAGACCGGCATTCGGTGATGTAAGTAAATATCTAAAAGAAGACATAAAGTTTTATTGGGGAAATGAGCCTGCGTCTTATGGTGCTTATGCTTTGTATGGTGTGAAGCAATGGTTTGATGTAATGCCTGTACTAAGTGAACCTTTTCAAAACACTTTATTTGCAGGAGAACATTTAGCAGAATGGCAGGGATTTATGGAAGGTGCTTTGCAAAGTGGAAAAGATGCCGCTGAAAAAATATTGGGAAATTGA
- a CDS encoding T9SS type A sorting domain-containing protein, which yields MMKYGYGFLFLIVFFFEGQAQTYSEQVASIIYTHCSNCHRPGEIGPFPLTNYEEVKDRAFTIKYVTESRYMPPWKPDPKYRNFQHENFLTDAEISILGKWVDAGMPQGDPSKEPPFPNFPSGSQIGTPDLVVSFAKKYVHKGNGLDEYRYFVLPTNLTEDKELVALEMRPGNKKIVHHTLFWADNTGSARAEDAKTPEYGFTGAASNVLKGEQLPGYVPGQKPNIYTNGMSQMVPKGSDLVLQMHYAPTAVDESDSSVVNLFFAKQPSKRTVYNKIMLPPDLINGPFIIPANTVKQFHGVYKVPLNVSLVGIWPHCHMLGKDWEVYAKLPNGSQIPLIKISDWDFNWQGGYYFQKLIVIPAGSEIHAFATYDNTVDNPVNPNSPPKSITWGEGTSDEMYYLPISFVLAQPGDENVSLSNDDLAGKGILNKDISNQLLPVYPNPTQSDLNIPFVLNADQQVQFDLVDLIGMTVSKLADKRNYFQGQHSLKIKTPPVENGVYFVLLRTNTGTLSQKLVIQR from the coding sequence ATGATGAAATACGGATACGGTTTTTTATTTTTAATTGTTTTCTTTTTTGAAGGTCAGGCACAGACCTATTCTGAACAGGTAGCCTCCATTATTTATACTCATTGCAGTAATTGTCATCGGCCCGGTGAAATTGGGCCTTTCCCATTGACCAATTACGAAGAGGTGAAGGACAGGGCTTTTACCATCAAGTACGTTACAGAATCAAGGTATATGCCACCCTGGAAGCCAGATCCAAAGTACCGAAATTTTCAACATGAGAATTTTCTCACTGATGCTGAAATCAGCATTCTGGGAAAATGGGTGGACGCTGGAATGCCACAAGGAGATCCTTCGAAAGAACCTCCATTTCCTAATTTTCCTTCCGGTTCTCAGATTGGAACTCCTGACCTGGTTGTTTCTTTTGCCAAAAAGTATGTGCATAAAGGAAATGGCCTGGACGAATACAGATATTTTGTCTTGCCAACCAATCTTACCGAGGACAAAGAATTGGTGGCATTAGAAATGAGACCCGGTAATAAAAAAATTGTTCATCATACTTTGTTCTGGGCAGACAATACGGGTTCTGCCAGGGCAGAAGATGCCAAGACTCCGGAATACGGATTTACAGGTGCAGCCTCGAATGTGTTAAAAGGAGAACAATTACCGGGATATGTTCCTGGTCAAAAACCAAATATTTATACCAACGGAATGTCACAGATGGTGCCAAAGGGATCTGATTTGGTTTTACAAATGCATTATGCTCCAACGGCAGTGGATGAATCGGATAGCTCTGTAGTCAATTTGTTTTTTGCCAAGCAACCCAGTAAGAGAACAGTTTACAATAAGATAATGCTTCCGCCTGATCTGATCAACGGACCATTTATCATTCCCGCCAATACAGTAAAACAGTTTCATGGAGTGTATAAAGTGCCTCTCAATGTAAGTCTGGTAGGGATTTGGCCACATTGCCATATGTTGGGTAAAGATTGGGAAGTTTATGCCAAACTCCCGAACGGGAGCCAAATTCCACTGATCAAAATCTCTGATTGGGATTTTAATTGGCAGGGTGGATATTATTTTCAAAAGCTCATAGTCATTCCGGCAGGAAGTGAAATTCATGCTTTTGCAACTTACGACAATACAGTTGATAATCCGGTTAATCCTAATTCGCCGCCCAAGTCAATTACCTGGGGGGAAGGGACTTCTGATGAAATGTATTATTTACCCATCAGTTTCGTACTGGCTCAGCCGGGAGATGAGAATGTAAGTCTGAGCAACGATGATCTTGCTGGGAAAGGAATCTTGAACAAGGATATAAGTAACCAATTATTACCTGTTTACCCCAATCCAACACAATCAGATTTAAACATCCCTTTTGTACTGAATGCAGACCAGCAGGTGCAATTTGATCTGGTAGATCTTATAGGAATGACTGTGTCTAAGCTGGCAGACAAGAGAAATTATTTTCAAGGTCAGCATTCCTTGAAAATTAAGACTCCACCAGTCGAGAACGGTGTTTATTTT